From one Cyanobacterium stanieri PCC 7202 genomic stretch:
- a CDS encoding ATPase AAA-2 domain protein (PFAM: AAA domain (Cdc48 subfamily); C-terminal, D2-small domain, of ClpB protein; Clp amino terminal domain; UvrB/uvrC motif; ATPase family associated with various cellular activities (AAA)~COGs: COG0542 ATPase with chaperone activity ATP-binding subunit~InterProIPR003593:IPR001943:IPR004176:IPR003959:IPR 013093:IPR019489:IPR018368:IPR001270~KEGG: cyp:PCC8801_1419 ATPase AAA-2 domain protein~PFAM: ATPase AAA-2 domain protein; Clp domain protein; AAA ATPase central domain protein; UvrB/UvrC protein; Clp ATPase-like~SMART: AAA ATPase~SPTR: ATPase AAA-2 domain protein), translating into MFERFTEKAIKVIMLAQEEARRLGHNFVGTEQILLGLIGEGTGVAAKVLKPMGVNLKDARIEVEKIIGRGSGFVAVEIPFTPRAKRVLELSLEEARQLGHNYIGTEHLLLGLIREGEGVAARVLENLGVDLGKVRTQVIRMLGETESAPVGAGGGSRSNKTPTLDEFGSNLTNLATEGKLDPVVGRQKEIERVIQILGRRTKNNPVLIGEPGVGKTAIAEGLAQRIGNKDVPDLLEDKRVVTLDIGLLVAGTKYRGEFEERLKKIMEEIRQAGNVILVIDEVHTLIGAGAAEGAIDAANILKPALARGELQCIGATTLDEYRKHIERDAALARRFQPVMVGEPSVDETIEILFGLRERYEQHHKLKISDEALDAAAKLSDRYISDRYLPDKAIDLIDEAGSRVRLLNSQLPAEAKELDKELRQVLKEKDEAVRSQDFDKAGELRDREMEIKTEIRGLADQKKQNPDVSDNPVVNEEEIAQIVASWTGVPVQKLTESESEKLLHMEDTLHQRIIGQEDAVKAISRAIRRARVGLKNPNRPIASFIFSGPTGVGKTELTKALATYFFGSEDSMIRLDMSEYMERHTVSKLIGSPPGYVGYSEGGQLTEAVRRRPYTVVLFDEIEKAHPDVFNLLLQILEDGRLTDAKGRTVDFKNTLLIMTSNIGSKVIEKGGGGLGFELEDDQTESQYNRIRSLVNEELKNYFRPEFLNRLDEIIVFRQLNKEEVKEISELLLKEVFARLTEQEITLQVTDKFKERLVEEGYNPAYGARPLRRAIMRLLEDVLAEEILSKRLKEGDTALVDVNEEGKVTIKAEENTTPLLAKAGS; encoded by the coding sequence ATGTTTGAACGCTTCACAGAAAAGGCGATCAAGGTGATCATGTTGGCTCAAGAAGAAGCTCGTCGCTTGGGTCATAACTTCGTAGGTACCGAGCAAATATTGCTTGGGCTAATCGGAGAAGGCACCGGTGTCGCCGCCAAAGTCCTCAAACCCATGGGTGTTAACTTAAAAGATGCCCGTATCGAGGTAGAAAAAATTATCGGGCGCGGTTCAGGATTTGTCGCCGTAGAAATTCCTTTTACTCCCAGAGCCAAAAGAGTTTTGGAATTATCTTTAGAAGAAGCTCGTCAATTAGGGCATAACTACATTGGCACAGAGCATTTACTTTTAGGGTTAATTAGAGAAGGGGAAGGAGTCGCCGCTAGGGTTTTAGAAAATCTTGGGGTTGATCTAGGCAAAGTAAGAACCCAAGTGATCAGAATGTTAGGAGAAACCGAGTCGGCGCCCGTGGGTGCTGGTGGGGGCAGTCGTTCCAATAAAACTCCTACTCTGGATGAATTTGGCTCTAATTTAACCAACCTTGCCACAGAAGGAAAGTTAGACCCCGTGGTAGGTAGACAAAAGGAAATTGAGAGAGTTATTCAAATTCTTGGTCGTCGTACCAAAAATAACCCTGTCCTCATTGGTGAGCCGGGGGTAGGTAAAACGGCCATCGCCGAAGGACTCGCCCAAAGAATTGGTAATAAAGATGTACCAGATCTATTGGAAGATAAAAGAGTTGTCACCCTCGATATTGGTTTACTGGTAGCAGGAACCAAATACCGTGGGGAATTTGAAGAACGACTCAAAAAAATCATGGAGGAAATTCGTCAGGCTGGTAATGTAATTCTGGTCATTGATGAAGTTCATACCCTCATTGGTGCTGGTGCCGCCGAAGGGGCGATCGATGCGGCTAATATTTTAAAACCTGCCCTCGCCCGTGGTGAACTACAGTGTATTGGTGCTACCACCCTCGATGAATACCGTAAACACATCGAAAGGGATGCCGCCCTTGCCCGTCGTTTCCAACCCGTTATGGTGGGTGAGCCTAGCGTAGATGAAACCATCGAAATTCTCTTCGGTTTACGGGAACGCTATGAGCAACACCACAAACTAAAAATTTCCGATGAAGCCCTTGATGCGGCGGCGAAATTATCTGATCGTTATATCAGCGATCGCTACTTACCCGATAAAGCCATCGACCTCATAGACGAAGCAGGATCCAGAGTGCGTTTACTCAACTCCCAACTACCTGCCGAAGCCAAGGAGTTAGATAAAGAATTACGTCAAGTATTAAAAGAAAAAGACGAAGCTGTCAGATCCCAAGACTTTGATAAAGCAGGGGAACTGAGGGATCGGGAAATGGAAATCAAAACCGAAATCCGTGGTTTAGCAGATCAGAAAAAACAAAATCCTGATGTGAGTGACAATCCCGTTGTTAACGAGGAAGAAATCGCTCAAATCGTAGCCTCTTGGACTGGGGTACCTGTACAAAAACTCACCGAATCTGAGTCCGAAAAACTGCTCCACATGGAAGACACCCTGCACCAGAGAATTATCGGTCAGGAAGACGCAGTGAAAGCCATTTCCCGCGCCATTCGTCGTGCCAGAGTGGGCTTGAAAAATCCCAACCGTCCCATTGCTTCCTTCATCTTCTCTGGGCCCACTGGAGTAGGAAAAACCGAACTTACCAAAGCCTTGGCTACCTACTTCTTTGGTTCCGAAGACTCCATGATTCGCTTGGATATGTCCGAGTATATGGAACGTCACACCGTATCCAAATTAATCGGCTCTCCTCCCGGATATGTGGGTTATAGCGAAGGTGGACAACTCACCGAAGCAGTCCGTCGTCGCCCCTATACCGTGGTACTGTTTGATGAAATCGAAAAAGCACATCCCGATGTATTTAACCTCCTCCTACAAATTCTTGAGGATGGACGTTTAACCGATGCCAAAGGGCGCACCGTTGATTTCAAAAATACCCTCCTTATCATGACTTCCAACATTGGTTCTAAGGTCATCGAAAAAGGTGGCGGTGGATTAGGGTTTGAGCTTGAAGACGATCAAACCGAGTCTCAGTACAACCGTATTCGTTCCTTGGTTAACGAAGAGTTGAAAAACTACTTCCGTCCTGAATTCCTCAACCGTCTTGATGAAATCATCGTCTTCCGTCAACTCAACAAAGAGGAAGTCAAGGAAATCTCCGAACTCTTACTCAAAGAAGTATTTGCCCGTCTCACTGAGCAGGAAATTACTTTACAAGTAACGGATAAATTTAAAGAGCGTTTGGTGGAAGAAGGATATAACCCTGCCTATGGCGCCCGTCCATTACGTCGTGCCATCATGCGTCTCTTGGAAGATGTATTGGCGGAGGAAATTCTGTCCAAACGTCTCAAGGA
- a CDS encoding 6-phosphogluconate dehydrogenase NAD-binding protein (PFAM: NAD binding domain of 6-phosphogluconate dehydrogenase~COGs: COG2084 3-hydroxyisobutyrate dehydrogenase and related beta-hydroxyacid dehydrogenase~InterPro IPR006115~KEGG: mar:MAE_06400 3-hydroxyacid dehydrogenase~PFAM: 6-phosphogluconate dehydrogenase NAD-binding~SPTR: 3-hydroxyacid dehydrogenase), whose protein sequence is MTKVAIFGMGLMGLPMTQKLAEADITVMGYNRSAEKLEPLKEQNVPVTTDAQEAINFADCLILMLSDFSAINEVILSSDCSFAQKTVIQMGTIAPDESRQLLVEINSRGGEYLEAPVLGSIPQVKKGDLLVMVGATPQQFEQWQPLFKNYSPEPNLIGVVGQAAALKLALNQMIAGLTSTFALSLSFLEQQGVSMDIFMDILRDSALYAPTFDKKLSRMCDRTYDNPNFPSKHLLKDINLFLEATEGTKINNIALKAIQGVVKEAIAKGYEDGDYSALIEGINN, encoded by the coding sequence ATGACTAAAGTAGCTATTTTCGGGATGGGCTTAATGGGATTACCCATGACCCAAAAACTAGCAGAAGCCGATATTACCGTGATGGGTTACAATCGTTCTGCTGAAAAGTTAGAACCCCTCAAAGAGCAAAATGTTCCTGTAACGACTGATGCACAGGAGGCAATTAATTTTGCTGACTGTTTAATTTTGATGTTGTCGGATTTTTCTGCCATTAACGAGGTTATTTTATCGTCTGATTGTTCTTTTGCCCAAAAAACAGTGATTCAAATGGGTACCATCGCCCCCGATGAAAGCCGACAACTGTTGGTGGAAATTAATAGCAGGGGAGGAGAATATTTAGAAGCACCTGTGTTGGGTAGCATTCCCCAAGTGAAAAAGGGGGATTTGTTGGTCATGGTAGGGGCAACACCTCAACAGTTTGAACAATGGCAACCGTTATTTAAAAATTATAGTCCTGAACCCAATTTGATTGGAGTTGTCGGACAAGCTGCCGCTCTCAAATTAGCTTTAAATCAGATGATTGCAGGATTGACCAGCACGTTCGCCCTCAGTTTGAGCTTTTTAGAACAACAGGGGGTATCTATGGATATTTTCATGGATATTTTACGGGATAGTGCCTTATATGCCCCTACCTTTGATAAAAAATTAAGTAGAATGTGCGATCGCACTTACGATAATCCCAATTTTCCTAGTAAACATTTACTCAAGGACATCAACTTATTTTTAGAAGCCACCGAGGGAACAAAGATTAATAATATTGCCCTCAAAGCCATTCAAGGTGTGGTCAAAGAGGCGATCGCCAAGGGTTATGAAGATGGAGATTATTCCGCCCTCATAGAGGGGATCAACAATTAA
- a CDS encoding MltA domain protein (PFAM: MltA specific insert domain; 3D domain~COGs: COG2821 Membrane-bound lytic murein transglycosylase~InterPro IPR005300:IPR010611~KEGG: cyt:cce_2049 membrane-bound lytic transglycosylase A~PFAM: MltA domain protein; 3D domain-containing protein~SPTR: Membrane-bound lytic transglycosylase A), giving the protein MFLNSKNKNRNQEKKAVYNNNLSKTISNLSKVSLINIGLGLFFAPSLFAQNVPLKPVDSLPMEVLDQQILSRDRQALIRAVDHSLRYLNTESARKAYENYSVPEFSRERVIASLRRFRELLATSHSSAQLQAAIEREFRFYRSVGHDGEGTVHFTGYFQPVYRASRQRTDEFRYPLYRRPSNFNSWTTPHPTRAELEGVDGQGTNSIIQGNELVWLGDRLEAYLVQVQGSAELRLTNGQTMTIGFNGATDHPYVSLGRELINDGKVPAEEMSLPRLMEYLENNPDELSIYLPRNNRFIFFQETGGQPPMGSLNVPVTDERSIATDKSIMPPGALALIHTRIPQLNGDGQMITPVTSRYVLDQDTGSAIRGAGRVDIFFGTGDIPKAQAGLVDWDGDLFYLLLK; this is encoded by the coding sequence ATGTTTTTAAATAGTAAAAATAAAAATAGAAATCAAGAAAAAAAAGCTGTTTACAACAATAATTTAAGCAAAACAATATCTAATTTGTCAAAAGTTAGTTTAATAAATATTGGCTTAGGTTTATTTTTTGCCCCTTCTTTGTTTGCTCAAAATGTACCATTAAAACCCGTAGATAGTTTACCCATGGAGGTATTAGATCAACAAATTTTGAGCCGAGATAGACAAGCATTAATTAGAGCAGTGGATCATAGTTTAAGGTATCTCAACACTGAAAGTGCCAGAAAGGCTTATGAAAATTATAGTGTGCCAGAGTTTAGCCGTGAGCGAGTCATTGCCTCCCTCAGACGTTTTCGAGAGTTATTAGCCACCTCCCATTCTTCCGCCCAACTACAAGCCGCCATTGAAAGAGAATTTCGTTTTTATCGTTCTGTGGGTCATGATGGAGAGGGAACAGTTCATTTTACGGGTTATTTTCAACCAGTATATCGTGCCAGTCGCCAAAGAACGGATGAATTTCGTTATCCCCTTTATCGTCGCCCTAGTAATTTTAATTCATGGACGACACCCCATCCCACAAGGGCAGAGTTAGAAGGAGTCGATGGACAGGGTACCAATAGCATCATACAAGGTAATGAGTTGGTCTGGCTGGGCGATCGCCTCGAAGCCTACTTAGTACAGGTACAAGGTTCGGCAGAATTAAGATTAACCAACGGACAAACCATGACTATTGGCTTTAATGGGGCGACAGATCATCCCTATGTTAGTCTGGGGAGGGAATTGATTAATGATGGTAAAGTACCCGCCGAAGAGATGAGTTTACCTAGATTAATGGAGTATCTCGAAAACAATCCCGATGAGTTAAGTATTTATCTACCCCGTAACAACCGTTTTATCTTTTTCCAAGAAACAGGAGGACAACCCCCTATGGGTAGTTTAAATGTTCCTGTCACCGATGAAAGATCCATTGCTACGGATAAATCTATTATGCCTCCGGGGGCATTGGCTTTAATTCACACCCGTATTCCCCAACTCAATGGAGATGGTCAGATGATTACCCCTGTGACCAGTCGTTATGTACTAGATCAAGATACAGGAAGCGCCATTAGGGGCGCTGGAAGGGTTGATATTTTCTTTGGTACAGGAGACATTCCCAAAGCCCAAGCTGGTTTAGTGGATTGGGATGGAGATTTATTTTATTTGTTGTTGAAGTAA
- a CDS encoding hypothetical protein (KEGG: cyh:Cyan8802_1370 hypothetical protein~SPTR: Putative uncharacterized protein): MYESGYVIDFCSQDLEREVLDRFRKIVAILPSECKIFREPWDVSTVLCLDFSLCPYQLEPVKENADILIRTAQQLRLGKSILFRYNNQLKAFRQVA, encoded by the coding sequence ATGTACGAATCTGGTTACGTTATCGATTTTTGCTCTCAGGATTTGGAACGGGAAGTTTTAGATCGATTCCGCAAAATCGTTGCGATTTTACCCTCTGAATGTAAGATTTTTCGTGAACCTTGGGACGTATCTACGGTATTATGTCTCGATTTTAGCCTTTGCCCCTATCAACTAGAACCAGTGAAAGAAAACGCCGATATTTTAATTCGCACTGCCCAACAGTTAAGACTAGGTAAGTCGATTCTTTTCCGCTACAATAACCAATTGAAAGCCTTTCGTCAAGTTGCCTAA
- a CDS encoding hydrolase CocE/NonD family protein (PFAM: X-Pro dipeptidyl-peptidase C-terminal non-catalytic domain; X-Pro dipeptidyl-peptidase (S15 family)~TIGRFAM: putative hydrolase, CocE/NonD family~COGs: COG2936 acyl esterase~InterPro IPR013736:IPR005674~KEGG: cyt:cce_0976 putative CocE/NonD hydrolase~PFAM: X-Pro dipeptidyl-peptidase domain protein~SPTR: Peptidase S15;~TIGRFAM: hydrolase CocE/NonD family protein) gives MYQVQKEIATTKTRDGVMLVADVYRPHTEERLPILLMRQPYGRAIASTVVYAHPKWYASQGYIVVIQDVRGRGDSGGEFRLFESEIEDGEDTLHWLSNFEGSTGEIGMYGFSYQGMTQIYGALSEHPALKTICPAMIASDLYADWAYENGAFCYELNLAWAIQLAAETARLKKDFAAYNVLYLASRNLPVWDIPSMVEEVLRKYAPFYYRWLNTPPEDDYWRRLSPQSYLDQIDLPMLHIGGWFDGYLRGTWKFYQQMRAKSQFQQSLIVGPWCHIPWGNRKGDRTYSSSANNNINEIQIDWFNHYLKGEKKSDLISENARLFLMGENKWIEQEEIKKKKATKLYLQSTGLGNIKDDDGQLVTQNNHFSEDIIVTDFWRPVPSFGGHNSVMAGSFERGELDQRSDIITYTSDFLQESLTIIGDISLQLKVSCDHSTFDISAVLSQVYPDGKVYNFSQGYITVTDHQPRDVILFDLQPCAIALAANTALRLSLSGSAFPAYSLHRGATNEAQTITLSVLCGDQSFLHIS, from the coding sequence ATGTATCAAGTTCAAAAGGAAATTGCTACTACTAAAACCCGTGATGGGGTGATGTTGGTGGCGGATGTCTATCGCCCTCACACCGAGGAAAGATTACCCATTCTTTTGATGCGTCAACCCTACGGAAGGGCGATCGCCTCTACGGTGGTATATGCACACCCCAAATGGTACGCATCTCAGGGATACATTGTGGTAATTCAGGATGTGAGGGGTAGGGGAGACTCTGGGGGAGAATTTCGCCTGTTTGAGTCGGAAATTGAGGATGGGGAAGATACTCTCCATTGGCTTAGTAATTTTGAAGGCAGTACGGGAGAAATCGGGATGTATGGCTTTTCCTATCAGGGCATGACCCAGATATATGGTGCGCTTAGTGAACATCCTGCTCTCAAAACCATTTGCCCCGCCATGATTGCCTCGGATTTATATGCAGATTGGGCTTATGAAAATGGAGCTTTTTGTTATGAGTTGAATTTGGCTTGGGCGATACAGTTGGCGGCGGAAACGGCAAGGTTAAAAAAGGATTTTGCCGCCTATAATGTACTTTATTTGGCTTCCCGTAATTTACCTGTATGGGATATTCCTTCTATGGTGGAGGAGGTACTGAGAAAGTATGCACCTTTTTATTATCGTTGGTTGAATACTCCTCCAGAGGATGATTATTGGCGTAGGTTATCTCCCCAAAGTTATCTGGACCAGATTGATTTACCTATGCTTCATATTGGGGGCTGGTTTGATGGTTATTTGCGGGGTACTTGGAAGTTTTATCAACAAATGAGGGCAAAAAGTCAGTTTCAACAGTCTTTAATTGTTGGCCCTTGGTGTCATATTCCTTGGGGAAATCGTAAGGGCGATCGCACTTATTCTTCTTCTGCTAATAATAATATTAATGAGATTCAAATAGATTGGTTCAATCATTATTTAAAAGGTGAAAAAAAATCAGATCTGATTTCTGAAAATGCCAGACTTTTTCTGATGGGAGAAAATAAATGGATTGAACAAGAAGAGATTAAAAAGAAAAAGGCTACTAAATTGTATCTCCAAAGCACAGGTTTAGGGAATATCAAAGATGATGATGGTCAATTAGTCACTCAAAATAATCATTTTTCAGAAGATATAATAGTAACAGATTTTTGGCGACCTGTCCCTAGTTTTGGAGGTCATAACAGCGTTATGGCAGGAAGTTTTGAGAGGGGGGAACTCGATCAACGCAGTGATATTATTACTTATACATCGGATTTTTTGCAAGAATCTTTGACTATTATTGGTGATATTTCTTTGCAATTAAAAGTTAGTTGCGATCATTCGACCTTTGATATTTCTGCGGTTCTATCTCAGGTTTATCCTGATGGTAAAGTCTATAATTTCAGTCAAGGATATATTACCGTCACTGACCATCAACCAAGAGATGTGATTCTATTTGATTTACAACCCTGTGCCATCGCTCTAGCTGCAAATACGGCTCTGCGATTAAGCCTCAGTGGCAGTGCTTTTCCTGCTTATTCTCTTCATCGGGGAGCTACCAATGAGGCTCAAACTATTACCCTCAGCGTTTTATGTGGAGATCAATCTTTTTTACACATAAGTTAA
- a CDS encoding Heme oxygenase (PFAM: Heme oxygenase~COGs: COG5398 Heme oxygenase~InterPro IPR002051:IPR016053~KEGG: cyh:Cyan8802_1414 heme oxygenase~PFAM: Haem oxygenase-like~PRIAM: Heme oxygenase~SPTR: Heme oxygenase), whose protein sequence is MSVNLATMLKEGTKKSHSMAENMGFIKCFLKGVVEKNSYRKLAANLYFVYGAMEEEMERLKDHPLVKPIYFPELNRQPSLAKDLQFYYGPNWKNEIEITPHGQAYVDRIHEIAQNAPELFAAHSYTRYLGDLSGGQILKNIAQKAMNLDGDGTAFYEFETIDDEKAFKNKYRQSLNDLPVDQETADRIVQEANDAFGMNMKMFQELEGNLIMAIGKMLFNSLTTRRRRNQNNSEGEFATAE, encoded by the coding sequence ATGAGCGTAAACTTAGCCACAATGTTGAAAGAAGGAACTAAAAAATCCCATTCTATGGCAGAAAACATGGGATTTATCAAGTGTTTCCTCAAGGGGGTAGTGGAAAAAAATTCTTACCGTAAATTGGCTGCAAACCTCTACTTTGTATATGGCGCCATGGAAGAAGAAATGGAACGCCTCAAAGATCATCCCCTCGTCAAACCCATTTATTTCCCTGAGTTAAATCGTCAGCCTAGTTTAGCTAAGGATCTTCAATTTTATTATGGTCCTAACTGGAAAAATGAAATCGAAATTACACCTCATGGACAAGCCTATGTGGATCGTATCCATGAAATCGCGCAAAATGCCCCTGAATTGTTTGCGGCACATTCCTACACCCGTTATTTAGGGGATCTTTCTGGCGGTCAAATCCTCAAAAATATTGCTCAAAAAGCAATGAATCTTGATGGAGATGGTACTGCTTTCTACGAATTTGAAACCATTGATGATGAAAAGGCTTTTAAAAATAAATATCGTCAATCCTTAAATGATTTACCTGTGGATCAGGAAACTGCCGATCGCATCGTACAGGAAGCCAATGACGCTTTTGGCATGAATATGAAAATGTTCCAAGAGTTAGAAGGTAATTTGATTATGGCTATCGGTAAGATGTTGTTTAATAGCTTGACCACTCGCCGTCGTCGTAATCAGAACAACTCCGAAGGTGAATTTGCCACCGCTGAATAA
- a CDS encoding aldo/keto reductase (PFAM: Aldo/keto reductase family~COGs: COG0667 oxidoreductase (related to aryl-alcohol dehydrogenase)~InterPro IPR001395:IPR018170:IPR020471~KEGG: mar:MAE_41420 aldo/keto reductase~PFAM: aldo/keto reductase~SPTR: Similar to tr|Q8YVC4|Q8YVC4), whose product MKKISTYLTMEKRKLGNTNIEITPIIMGTWQAGKRMWAGIDDDESIKAIRTAVEGGITTIDTAEVYGEGHSERIVAKAVKDIRDKVVYATKVFANHLKYDQVISACENSLQNLSTDYIDLYQIHWPSGTWNSDIVPIEETMQALNKLKDDGKIRAIGVSNFSVAQLKEARQYGEIVSIQPPYSLFWRGVEKEIQPYCVENNLSILSYSALAQGILTGKFGSSPQFEEGDHRVNNRLFQQPHWDRVQKALDLLQPIANKYDCTLGQIAIAWLIAQPQTQAIVGARNAPQVEQNIKAGNIKISDEDLTKISDIGTEVSKHFDDNPVLWNFDN is encoded by the coding sequence ATGAAAAAAATTAGCACTTATTTAACCATGGAAAAAAGAAAATTAGGTAATACCAATATCGAAATAACTCCCATTATCATGGGTACATGGCAAGCAGGTAAAAGAATGTGGGCAGGTATTGATGATGATGAGAGTATCAAAGCCATTCGCACTGCCGTAGAAGGGGGCATTACCACCATTGATACCGCCGAGGTTTATGGGGAAGGACATTCCGAAAGAATCGTCGCCAAGGCGGTTAAGGATATTCGAGATAAGGTGGTATATGCCACCAAGGTATTCGCCAACCATCTCAAATATGACCAAGTCATCAGTGCCTGTGAAAATTCCTTGCAGAATTTGAGTACCGACTACATCGATTTGTATCAGATTCATTGGCCCTCTGGTACTTGGAATAGTGATATTGTACCTATTGAAGAAACCATGCAGGCGCTTAACAAACTCAAGGATGATGGCAAAATAAGGGCGATCGGGGTATCTAACTTTTCTGTGGCACAATTAAAGGAAGCAAGGCAGTATGGGGAAATTGTCAGCATTCAGCCTCCCTATTCTTTATTCTGGCGGGGAGTAGAAAAGGAAATTCAGCCCTATTGTGTAGAAAATAATCTGTCTATCCTATCCTATTCAGCCCTTGCCCAAGGTATTCTAACAGGTAAATTCGGTTCAAGTCCACAGTTTGAGGAGGGTGATCATCGGGTTAATAATCGTCTCTTCCAACAACCCCACTGGGATAGAGTTCAAAAAGCCTTGGATTTATTACAACCCATAGCAAACAAGTACGATTGTACTTTAGGACAAATTGCGATCGCCTGGTTAATCGCCCAACCCCAAACCCAAGCCATCGTAGGCGCTAGGAATGCCCCACAGGTGGAACAAAATATAAAAGCAGGAAATATCAAAATCAGTGACGAAGACTTAACCAAGATTAGTGATATTGGCACAGAGGTAAGTAAACACTTTGATGACAACCCCGTTTTATGGAACTTCGACAATTAA
- a CDS encoding hypothetical protein (InterPro IPR000182~KEGG: sdl:Sdel_2201 GCN5-related N-acetyltransferase~SPTR: Putative uncharacterized protein), with protein MFSCNYVTVTDISGNEFLEAIPKGSASQHALYEQSFPISEKIPCDVIKNKIERGIFQLWIQKDQEKIILMAILCPLPQTEFTLLGYLATSPEYRGKGMGKYFMIFIKEQLQKNNQWLLLEVENPLFPPEKELKQRRVNFYLRLGAKIIKDVPYLLPKLSERESPEMILMVYPDYKKDHLNPFLLEKLIVLVYQYFYDQIKHKNIPHLIKKIPQTIELSDTF; from the coding sequence ATGTTTTCCTGTAATTATGTAACGGTAACGGATATTAGTGGTAATGAGTTTTTAGAGGCGATCCCGAAGGGATCTGCTTCGCAGCACGCACTTTATGAGCAATCATTTCCTATCAGCGAAAAAATACCCTGTGATGTGATCAAAAACAAAATTGAAAGGGGGATTTTTCAACTATGGATTCAGAAAGATCAAGAAAAAATTATCCTCATGGCGATTTTATGCCCCCTACCCCAAACCGAATTTACCTTACTCGGATATTTAGCCACCTCCCCAGAATATCGTGGTAAGGGAATGGGAAAATATTTTATGATCTTTATTAAAGAACAACTACAAAAAAATAATCAATGGTTACTTTTAGAAGTAGAAAATCCATTATTTCCTCCCGAAAAAGAACTAAAACAAAGACGAGTTAATTTCTACCTCAGATTAGGAGCAAAAATTATTAAAGATGTTCCCTATTTATTACCCAAATTATCTGAGCGAGAATCCCCTGAAATGATTTTGATGGTCTATCCTGACTACAAAAAAGATCATCTTAATCCTTTTTTACTGGAAAAATTAATTGTTTTAGTCTATCAATATTTTTATGACCAAATTAAGCATAAAAACATACCTCATTTAATCAAAAAAATACCTCAAACCATAGAATTAAGTGATACTTTTTAA